The DNA sequence GACTGTTTTCAGCATCCCGCCTGCTCGAATATTCCATTAGCAAACAAGGCTTACTACCCTAACCGATCTGATTGTGTAAGTCAAGACGGTAACTCTTCAGCTACAGCGAGTTTGGCATCCACTCAGGTAGAACTAGAAACTAGTCTGCGGAAATTAGCCCAACAAAAGGTGCGTCAAGGTAATTATGCGGAAGCGATCGCAATTATTAATTGTTTGCTTGCTCGTCATCCCAATAACGCCAACGACTACAATAATCGTGGATTTATTTATTACCAAAGCGGTGAATTAGATGCAGCTTTGGCGGATTATAACAAAGCGATTCAAATCAATCCTGACTTGGCAGCTGCTTACAATAACCGCGCTAATTACTATGCTGCAAAAAAACAGTTAGTCAAAGCGATCGCAGATTATGACCGCGCGATCGATCTTAACCCGCTTCATGTTCGCGCTTTAATTAATCGGGGCATTACCTTTAGAGACTTAAAAATGTACGATCGGGCCCTAGA is a window from the Phormidium ambiguum IAM M-71 genome containing:
- a CDS encoding tetratricopeptide repeat protein, with the translated sequence MNTSYFVDNQDCFQHPACSNIPLANKAYYPNRSDCVSQDGNSSATASLASTQVELETSLRKLAQQKVRQGNYAEAIAIINCLLARHPNNANDYNNRGFIYYQSGELDAALADYNKAIQINPDLAAAYNNRANYYAAKKQLVKAIADYDRAIDLNPLHVRALINRGITFRDLKMYDRALENFDFALRLGQLQGHAWAERGRTHHLRGDWNYAIADYRRALSFFPEGRQKQQIQTFIDELLQPFDF